A genomic region of Dreissena polymorpha isolate Duluth1 chromosome 4, UMN_Dpol_1.0, whole genome shotgun sequence contains the following coding sequences:
- the LOC127877986 gene encoding uncharacterized protein LOC127877986 isoform X1, which translates to MSGGKFTPETLSADIQGKIRSTTYMEPEQISSLINSLRQSATQRQKSCIDFDDPSTMTDADYWNLTGLTKDQFSTLIGDVDDIRTTKTRSIRTCIALLLVKLRTSLGNALLSTLFNMTIAQIRRALKSSRKSLMKSFVPKNMGFKHVSREEIKTTHTRPLAQELFAASDQNKSIIVLDGTYIYIQKSSNFSFARRSYSMHKHRPLVKPMIVVSTTGYIISILGPYLADSKNSDANILKHIINQNTEDFKSWIQEGDVVVVDRGFRDASTVLEELGVTMQMPSFMRKGSTQHTSEESNKSRLVTKIRWVVESTNGRLKTWTYLARTMPNTQVPFIGDYVRIVGAICNRFRPALSSGDSDQDKIVAERMLYLSGQNNDLQQFISDNDIEKITKASWKPMDELDINCPIMTEDELRCLIFGVYTVKLAASYTQEHMSSDGIYSIHGYVHNRSLLCLKFQSRHVSRKQYRSYIRFKEGSVDAWFCSCPVGARVVGTCAHVTSALWYLCFRRHQTDQPSDGPRNWAADISDAANVSY; encoded by the exons ATGAGTGGGGGCAAGTTTACACCAGAGACCCTTTCTGCTGATATTCAAGGAAAAATTAGATCCACAACATACATGGAACCTGAACAGATAAGCAGTTTAATTAACTCGCTACGGCAAAGTGCGACACAACGTCAAAAATCTTGCATCGATTTTGACGACCCATCCACAATGACGGATGCTGATTATTGGAATCTTACTG GGTTGACGAAAGACCAATTCTCAACTCTTATCGGTGATGTAGACGACATACGGACAACAAAGACCAGGTCCATTCGAACATGCATCGCATTGCTCCTAGTCAAACTAAGAACTAGTTTAGGGAATGCGCTGCTCAGCACTTTGTTCAACATGACGATTGCGCAG ATTCGGCGTGCGTTGAAATCGTCAAGAAAATCTTTGATGAAATCGTTCGTGCCAAAGAATATGGGATTTAAACATGTTTCCAGAGAGGAGATAAAAACGACCCATACACGACCTCTAGCGCAAGAATTGTTCGCTGCATCTgaccaaaataaatcaataattgttttagatggaacatatatatatatacaaaaaagttCAAACTTTTCTTTCGCACGTCGGTCGTACTCCATGCACAAGCATAGGCCACTTGTCAAGCCAATGATTGTTGTGTCCACCACTGGCTACATTATATCTATTTTGGGACCGTACTTGGCGGATAGCAAAAACTCAGATGCAAATATACTGAAACACATCATCAATCAAAATACTGAGGATTTTAAG AGCTGGATTCAGGAAGGTGATGTGGTCGTAGTTGACAGAGGTTTCCGAGATGCGTCGACTGTTCTCGAAGAACTTGGTGTAACTATGCAGATGCCATCTTTTATGCGAAAGGGGTCTACACAGCACACAAGCGAAGAGTCTAACAAGTCGAGGCTTGTGACGAAG ATACGATGGGTTGTCGAGTCAACCAATGGCAGACTCAAGACATGGACATATTTAGCTAGGACAATGCCAAACACCCAAGTGCCatttattg gtGACTATGTGCGAATTGTTGGAGCAATCTGCAACCGCTTCAGACCGGCTCTAAGTAGCGGGGACTCCGATCAAGACAAAATAGTTGCAGAGAGAATGTTGTATTTGTCAGGGCAGAACAACGATTTACAACAATTCATCTCTGACAACGACATAGAAAAAATAACCAAGGCATCGTGGAAACCGATGGACGAACTAGACATAAACTGTCCAATAATGACCGAGGATGAACTTAGATGTCTAATCTTTGGTGTATACACAGTTAAGCTGGCGGCTTCTTATACACAAGAGCACATGTCAAGTGACGGAATATACTCAATTCACGGTTATGTGCACAATAGGAGTTTGCTGTGCTTGAAGTTCCAAAGTCGGCATGTGTCCCGAAAGCAATACCGGTCTTACATACGTTTTAAGGAGGGGTCAGTCGACGCATGGTTTTGCAGCTGCCCAGTGGGAGCACGTGTAGTTGGAACATGTGCGCACGTTACAAGTGCGCTGTGGTACCTTTGTTTCAGGCGACACCAAACTGATCAACCGTCAGATGGTCCGAGAAATTGGGCTGCAGACATTTCAGATGCTGCTAACGTGTCATATTAA
- the LOC127877986 gene encoding uncharacterized protein LOC127877986 isoform X4, with the protein MSGGKFTPETLSADIQGKIRSTTYMEPEQISSLINSLRQSATQRQKSCIDFDDPSTMTDADYWNLTGLTKDQFSTLIGDVDDIRTTKTRSIRTCIALLLVKLRTSLGNALLSTLFNMTIAQSWIQEGDVVVVDRGFRDASTVLEELGVTMQMPSFMRKGSTQHTSEESNKSRLVTKIRWVVESTNGRLKTWTYLARTMPNTQVPFIGDYVRIVGAICNRFRPALSSGDSDQDKIVAERMLYLSGQNNDLQQFISDNDIEKITKASWKPMDELDINCPIMTEDELRCLIFGVYTVKLAASYTQEHMSSDGIYSIHGYVHNRSLLCLKFQSRHVSRKQYRSYIRFKEGSVDAWFCSCPVGARVVGTCAHVTSALWYLCFRRHQTDQPSDGPRNWAADISDAANVSY; encoded by the exons ATGAGTGGGGGCAAGTTTACACCAGAGACCCTTTCTGCTGATATTCAAGGAAAAATTAGATCCACAACATACATGGAACCTGAACAGATAAGCAGTTTAATTAACTCGCTACGGCAAAGTGCGACACAACGTCAAAAATCTTGCATCGATTTTGACGACCCATCCACAATGACGGATGCTGATTATTGGAATCTTACTG GGTTGACGAAAGACCAATTCTCAACTCTTATCGGTGATGTAGACGACATACGGACAACAAAGACCAGGTCCATTCGAACATGCATCGCATTGCTCCTAGTCAAACTAAGAACTAGTTTAGGGAATGCGCTGCTCAGCACTTTGTTCAACATGACGATTGCGCAG AGCTGGATTCAGGAAGGTGATGTGGTCGTAGTTGACAGAGGTTTCCGAGATGCGTCGACTGTTCTCGAAGAACTTGGTGTAACTATGCAGATGCCATCTTTTATGCGAAAGGGGTCTACACAGCACACAAGCGAAGAGTCTAACAAGTCGAGGCTTGTGACGAAG ATACGATGGGTTGTCGAGTCAACCAATGGCAGACTCAAGACATGGACATATTTAGCTAGGACAATGCCAAACACCCAAGTGCCatttattg gtGACTATGTGCGAATTGTTGGAGCAATCTGCAACCGCTTCAGACCGGCTCTAAGTAGCGGGGACTCCGATCAAGACAAAATAGTTGCAGAGAGAATGTTGTATTTGTCAGGGCAGAACAACGATTTACAACAATTCATCTCTGACAACGACATAGAAAAAATAACCAAGGCATCGTGGAAACCGATGGACGAACTAGACATAAACTGTCCAATAATGACCGAGGATGAACTTAGATGTCTAATCTTTGGTGTATACACAGTTAAGCTGGCGGCTTCTTATACACAAGAGCACATGTCAAGTGACGGAATATACTCAATTCACGGTTATGTGCACAATAGGAGTTTGCTGTGCTTGAAGTTCCAAAGTCGGCATGTGTCCCGAAAGCAATACCGGTCTTACATACGTTTTAAGGAGGGGTCAGTCGACGCATGGTTTTGCAGCTGCCCAGTGGGAGCACGTGTAGTTGGAACATGTGCGCACGTTACAAGTGCGCTGTGGTACCTTTGTTTCAGGCGACACCAAACTGATCAACCGTCAGATGGTCCGAGAAATTGGGCTGCAGACATTTCAGATGCTGCTAACGTGTCATATTAA
- the LOC127877986 gene encoding uncharacterized protein LOC127877986 isoform X5: MSGGKFTPETLSADIQGKIRSTTYMEPEQISSLINSLRQSATQRQKSCIDFDDPSTMTDADYWNLTGLTKDQFSTLIGDVDDIRTTKTRSIRTCIALLLVKLRTSLGNALLSTLFNMTIAQIRRALKSSRKSLMKSFVPKNMGFKHVSREEIKTTHTRPLAQELFAASDQNKSIIVLDGTYIYIQKSSNFSFARRSYSMHKHRPLVKPMIVVSTTGYIISILGPYLADSKNSDANILKHIINQNTEDFKSWIQEGDVVVVDRGFRDASTVLEELGVTMQMPSFMRKGSTQHTSEESNKSRLVTKVTMCELLEQSATASDRL, encoded by the exons ATGAGTGGGGGCAAGTTTACACCAGAGACCCTTTCTGCTGATATTCAAGGAAAAATTAGATCCACAACATACATGGAACCTGAACAGATAAGCAGTTTAATTAACTCGCTACGGCAAAGTGCGACACAACGTCAAAAATCTTGCATCGATTTTGACGACCCATCCACAATGACGGATGCTGATTATTGGAATCTTACTG GGTTGACGAAAGACCAATTCTCAACTCTTATCGGTGATGTAGACGACATACGGACAACAAAGACCAGGTCCATTCGAACATGCATCGCATTGCTCCTAGTCAAACTAAGAACTAGTTTAGGGAATGCGCTGCTCAGCACTTTGTTCAACATGACGATTGCGCAG ATTCGGCGTGCGTTGAAATCGTCAAGAAAATCTTTGATGAAATCGTTCGTGCCAAAGAATATGGGATTTAAACATGTTTCCAGAGAGGAGATAAAAACGACCCATACACGACCTCTAGCGCAAGAATTGTTCGCTGCATCTgaccaaaataaatcaataattgttttagatggaacatatatatatatacaaaaaagttCAAACTTTTCTTTCGCACGTCGGTCGTACTCCATGCACAAGCATAGGCCACTTGTCAAGCCAATGATTGTTGTGTCCACCACTGGCTACATTATATCTATTTTGGGACCGTACTTGGCGGATAGCAAAAACTCAGATGCAAATATACTGAAACACATCATCAATCAAAATACTGAGGATTTTAAG AGCTGGATTCAGGAAGGTGATGTGGTCGTAGTTGACAGAGGTTTCCGAGATGCGTCGACTGTTCTCGAAGAACTTGGTGTAACTATGCAGATGCCATCTTTTATGCGAAAGGGGTCTACACAGCACACAAGCGAAGAGTCTAACAAGTCGAGGCTTGTGACGAAG gtGACTATGTGCGAATTGTTGGAGCAATCTGCAACCGCTTCAGACCGGCTCTAA
- the LOC127877986 gene encoding uncharacterized protein LOC127877986 isoform X2 gives MLIIGILLIRRALKSSRKSLMKSFVPKNMGFKHVSREEIKTTHTRPLAQELFAASDQNKSIIVLDGTYIYIQKSSNFSFARRSYSMHKHRPLVKPMIVVSTTGYIISILGPYLADSKNSDANILKHIINQNTEDFKSWIQEGDVVVVDRGFRDASTVLEELGVTMQMPSFMRKGSTQHTSEESNKSRLVTKIRWVVESTNGRLKTWTYLARTMPNTQVPFIGDYVRIVGAICNRFRPALSSGDSDQDKIVAERMLYLSGQNNDLQQFISDNDIEKITKASWKPMDELDINCPIMTEDELRCLIFGVYTVKLAASYTQEHMSSDGIYSIHGYVHNRSLLCLKFQSRHVSRKQYRSYIRFKEGSVDAWFCSCPVGARVVGTCAHVTSALWYLCFRRHQTDQPSDGPRNWAADISDAANVSY, from the exons ATGCTGATTATTGGAATCTTACTG ATTCGGCGTGCGTTGAAATCGTCAAGAAAATCTTTGATGAAATCGTTCGTGCCAAAGAATATGGGATTTAAACATGTTTCCAGAGAGGAGATAAAAACGACCCATACACGACCTCTAGCGCAAGAATTGTTCGCTGCATCTgaccaaaataaatcaataattgttttagatggaacatatatatatatacaaaaaagttCAAACTTTTCTTTCGCACGTCGGTCGTACTCCATGCACAAGCATAGGCCACTTGTCAAGCCAATGATTGTTGTGTCCACCACTGGCTACATTATATCTATTTTGGGACCGTACTTGGCGGATAGCAAAAACTCAGATGCAAATATACTGAAACACATCATCAATCAAAATACTGAGGATTTTAAG AGCTGGATTCAGGAAGGTGATGTGGTCGTAGTTGACAGAGGTTTCCGAGATGCGTCGACTGTTCTCGAAGAACTTGGTGTAACTATGCAGATGCCATCTTTTATGCGAAAGGGGTCTACACAGCACACAAGCGAAGAGTCTAACAAGTCGAGGCTTGTGACGAAG ATACGATGGGTTGTCGAGTCAACCAATGGCAGACTCAAGACATGGACATATTTAGCTAGGACAATGCCAAACACCCAAGTGCCatttattg gtGACTATGTGCGAATTGTTGGAGCAATCTGCAACCGCTTCAGACCGGCTCTAAGTAGCGGGGACTCCGATCAAGACAAAATAGTTGCAGAGAGAATGTTGTATTTGTCAGGGCAGAACAACGATTTACAACAATTCATCTCTGACAACGACATAGAAAAAATAACCAAGGCATCGTGGAAACCGATGGACGAACTAGACATAAACTGTCCAATAATGACCGAGGATGAACTTAGATGTCTAATCTTTGGTGTATACACAGTTAAGCTGGCGGCTTCTTATACACAAGAGCACATGTCAAGTGACGGAATATACTCAATTCACGGTTATGTGCACAATAGGAGTTTGCTGTGCTTGAAGTTCCAAAGTCGGCATGTGTCCCGAAAGCAATACCGGTCTTACATACGTTTTAAGGAGGGGTCAGTCGACGCATGGTTTTGCAGCTGCCCAGTGGGAGCACGTGTAGTTGGAACATGTGCGCACGTTACAAGTGCGCTGTGGTACCTTTGTTTCAGGCGACACCAAACTGATCAACCGTCAGATGGTCCGAGAAATTGGGCTGCAGACATTTCAGATGCTGCTAACGTGTCATATTAA
- the LOC127877986 gene encoding uncharacterized protein LOC127877986 isoform X3, which translates to MTIAQIRRALKSSRKSLMKSFVPKNMGFKHVSREEIKTTHTRPLAQELFAASDQNKSIIVLDGTYIYIQKSSNFSFARRSYSMHKHRPLVKPMIVVSTTGYIISILGPYLADSKNSDANILKHIINQNTEDFKSWIQEGDVVVVDRGFRDASTVLEELGVTMQMPSFMRKGSTQHTSEESNKSRLVTKIRWVVESTNGRLKTWTYLARTMPNTQVPFIGDYVRIVGAICNRFRPALSSGDSDQDKIVAERMLYLSGQNNDLQQFISDNDIEKITKASWKPMDELDINCPIMTEDELRCLIFGVYTVKLAASYTQEHMSSDGIYSIHGYVHNRSLLCLKFQSRHVSRKQYRSYIRFKEGSVDAWFCSCPVGARVVGTCAHVTSALWYLCFRRHQTDQPSDGPRNWAADISDAANVSY; encoded by the exons ATGACGATTGCGCAG ATTCGGCGTGCGTTGAAATCGTCAAGAAAATCTTTGATGAAATCGTTCGTGCCAAAGAATATGGGATTTAAACATGTTTCCAGAGAGGAGATAAAAACGACCCATACACGACCTCTAGCGCAAGAATTGTTCGCTGCATCTgaccaaaataaatcaataattgttttagatggaacatatatatatatacaaaaaagttCAAACTTTTCTTTCGCACGTCGGTCGTACTCCATGCACAAGCATAGGCCACTTGTCAAGCCAATGATTGTTGTGTCCACCACTGGCTACATTATATCTATTTTGGGACCGTACTTGGCGGATAGCAAAAACTCAGATGCAAATATACTGAAACACATCATCAATCAAAATACTGAGGATTTTAAG AGCTGGATTCAGGAAGGTGATGTGGTCGTAGTTGACAGAGGTTTCCGAGATGCGTCGACTGTTCTCGAAGAACTTGGTGTAACTATGCAGATGCCATCTTTTATGCGAAAGGGGTCTACACAGCACACAAGCGAAGAGTCTAACAAGTCGAGGCTTGTGACGAAG ATACGATGGGTTGTCGAGTCAACCAATGGCAGACTCAAGACATGGACATATTTAGCTAGGACAATGCCAAACACCCAAGTGCCatttattg gtGACTATGTGCGAATTGTTGGAGCAATCTGCAACCGCTTCAGACCGGCTCTAAGTAGCGGGGACTCCGATCAAGACAAAATAGTTGCAGAGAGAATGTTGTATTTGTCAGGGCAGAACAACGATTTACAACAATTCATCTCTGACAACGACATAGAAAAAATAACCAAGGCATCGTGGAAACCGATGGACGAACTAGACATAAACTGTCCAATAATGACCGAGGATGAACTTAGATGTCTAATCTTTGGTGTATACACAGTTAAGCTGGCGGCTTCTTATACACAAGAGCACATGTCAAGTGACGGAATATACTCAATTCACGGTTATGTGCACAATAGGAGTTTGCTGTGCTTGAAGTTCCAAAGTCGGCATGTGTCCCGAAAGCAATACCGGTCTTACATACGTTTTAAGGAGGGGTCAGTCGACGCATGGTTTTGCAGCTGCCCAGTGGGAGCACGTGTAGTTGGAACATGTGCGCACGTTACAAGTGCGCTGTGGTACCTTTGTTTCAGGCGACACCAAACTGATCAACCGTCAGATGGTCCGAGAAATTGGGCTGCAGACATTTCAGATGCTGCTAACGTGTCATATTAA